A region of the Lycium barbarum isolate Lr01 chromosome 1, ASM1917538v2, whole genome shotgun sequence genome:
tattgctaggttcagaaggtgaattttggagtgtgatggataaattggtcaagtccctaacccgatttagttctccacgtagattctcaatttcttgagtcaggcgggcgatatgttcatcccgttgaatagcagttccatgttcggaagtctcgggcggatcgctagagatcacgatgttttctacaccagtcggaatagatgcggccggatcagtcatggtaatttcatttccttggacaacccaactacgttcaggtaacgatgacgtctttgacctcgtgatgtaaggatggtcggccatcgagtgtcaacacgaatcaactctctgtttgtaaataagataaaatagacatacagtataaacgatgttaatttcatgaacatatctaggtaaaatCCTGGTAacgtaaagtcgagtaaggcatgtagcaaataattcatcaagtagagtcaaacaagttgtcaaacaaatgtgaacgatcatatcagaacaaataatgcgtcctaatatgcatgtgacctctttgtgccagaggtgggcctaacgttgtttgaagggtaaagtgtgccataatatgtcatcccgttgctttgattaattaaacaaattctatttccccagaATAAAGTACAAAAAATTGTGTAACATTTATTACATATTAAATGAATACAACatgaagtgtttcctaatctgagtaaagtaaatacaatttcctatgtctaacttctagctccattttttatgtccttgatcttcgtcatttgttatactccaatgcaaatccatacctgtcatagaaacgttagtcatcctctctttcctaaagtttaattaattagagcaaatagtcaatatttaggcacgattatccttcaaacatgcacatagagtatgattggtgtcactcggggtcgtgaacccgcttggacgtttgggtaaagtcatctaatggatttaatacaccaagggtattaaacctcctaggatatgaaatgtatgctcttaataaaaggtgttggtttagttttatcctaggttgactaagagttggcttcttatgacacaaggttccccaagcggacaacttgggagtggaaagtctgtggccgtcgactgcaccgctgatcgactaaatccacaagatcaatccaactaaaggggtaatttagtagtgaacgggcgcgaaccgcgaaaccgttttaagtgtgtgaacatgtgtgagttttccagaagtggaggaaatatgaacggaatgacagtttatcaaagcagtaacacataaacagtttgtATCATAcaaaacagtttatatcaaacaaacagtttatatcaaacaaacaattgatagcatgtaaaaaatagttaacaaataaataaagcgatttcaaataagcacacaaagcctacttAAACTaggtctgttatggttagaacctaagtgattccccagcggagtcgccaagctgtcacacccctttttaacccgagagttaaattagaagtacgacatattggagattcctattttttttttttattttaaggagtcgccacctaattatttatggtgaattaggacacctaaagtttattaaagtcactttctaaagttagctctgtttaaggtctacgaaacttaagattctaggtaagggttcaattagtctaaagggaaggtattaggcatcctttaagacccattaacaatggttgaccgaccggacttataattagttaggctaagtgtaaatgtaatgtttaaatgtttaagaaaatatcttataatattcctaaagttatttaaagtaaaacttgtagaaaaatagtgATTTAATAAAAAagagtttaattataaataaaccaaaagaaatggAATGAGTGATGTTCATATGTATTCTGAATATGAATTACGCCAACTAGCgaattaaaatgtatttgtaaagttaTTGTAAAATTGACGTTTTAACAaatgtgtatttcaagtgttCTAAGATAAAAAGAGTAAATGTTGATTCTTTTAAttcaaatatatagtcatgctattttaaaaattactccgaataaatgttatagatactatataaGCAGTTTAGAACATAACTAGAAATGAATGTaattttgtggaattaactacccataactaaactaaaacccttaatgttactaaagtttatcttaattaacaagtacaaaatgttagtcatacaatacatgttgaatgcacacaaaataaaatagaagggTAGATGTAATATGAAAGGCTCAGCCCATTTAAGACTGCTGTGACTAGGCTGCTGTTGCGGCCTATTTTGtttttgggctttggcccagaaagtcaatcttttttttttttttttgtttgctgcAGGCGGCTGGACAGGAAAGGAGAAGATCCTGCTGGGCtatggcccaacaccgaatgcgggagatgacgagtccgagggactcgtatgcgatagtcatgcataaaacgaaagaaaacGATTAGCATGCGATCAAATAAAcaaggttaaacatgtaaaatataactcaaaacaaatcaataTATTATGCATATATCGTGTATATTTAAATATATTCCATGTGTACACCTTCATAGTTAACAAACAGCAACATGGGTCAAGTAAAGTATTATGAGGTTGATTGAGCATGTAACAAGAAAGCAAGCATTTAGAATAATTGTAGACATTTATGGAAGTACTTTCAGGATGCAAGACGGCAAATACCAATTGTAGTTCTATATAACGTTTAAACAGTAAGGCAAACAGATTGAACTAATATGGACCAACTAGGCCAGTCCCTACACTGATCATATTTAGTTAAAGTGTTGATAAAAGGGCAACTATCCTCAGAGATCAAATGAACAAAACACATGCATATTCAGAAAGAATAGAGGTGCATGAAAATGAAATACTATGGCTTAGGCATGTGATACACTTAGTTCCTTATAATTAATCATGTAAAATCCTTATGCAAGTGATCTGGCTCAGTATATGTAGGTAGAATCATAGCATAGGTCCAACAGCTTTCAACTAAAACAAGGTATATTAAACATGTAATGAGAAAAGGAGTTAAACCCACACAATGGATCCTCGTTCGGATTAGATGTACACAAAGAGTTTTAATAGCTACACGAGCAACTGAGCAGCAGCCCATATCAATTAAGCAACGACCGACACCAGTCAACAATGTTTGGCCAAAGTGATATATGACAGCAGGGATTCAGCCAGATAATacagataaaaaaaaaacataaggcTCCGTACACACTCTAACAGAGGCAGGAAAATGACAAAAAAAATAGCAGAGGAAAGCAGCAAGCAGCAGTATCATTACTGTCACTTAAGTCTTATGAAGGACAGAGTATAATCTATATATGAGATGATTCCCAGGAATTCTACTTGGCTCAAAACAAAGTTTCTGATATTGTTGTTTAGAAAAAGTACTGGAAACTGGAAACtgctagtttaaaaaaaaaaaagaaacaaccaATCTTTAAACCAGCTGAACATCCGTGATAGACAAAGAAAGATGTATGCAAACAGTAGGCAAAAACAAAGATATACTAACAGGGCACGAACAAACAGTTTTATTTAGCTAATAAGCAATTTCGACGCCTTAACCTGTTCTAATTCAAACAACTAACCAGATAAGTATTGAAATTAACGTAGACATCAGTGAAGAATCCAAACAGAAGCGGCGCTGGTCGAAGTTGGTTAAAACTAAACTGTTAGTCCGAGAGAAAAGTGAAGACGAAAGAGAAGTGGTAGTACCCTTTTTTACAAGTGCAATGAACCAAGGAAAATGCATTAACTCGAATGGAATTAATCCTTTATTCGCACAAACACATAATCTCCTTTATACCAAAGAGTTATCATGAAGGAAACATAACAATCCATTTCTGTCCCTAATTTTAACTAACACTTCAAACAGTCACGAAATAGAGGAGCCGATTCATGATTTGCAAACAGATGGGATTTAGGCAGCCATCATGTTAAACTCATATTCTGAACTGATCTATTCAAAACCAACACATAACCATAGAACCAAACAAAACTGAggcaaaagaaataaataaagggaAAGGATTGGTAGACTATTATTATTTTCTAGACACTGATATTGCAAATGGCCTCATTCTTATGTTAAACTTAAGTTATGAACTATGGAAAATCTCCCCATATAAAGGTTACTTGTTTACAGTGGAAATCAGCCCTGCCGAGGCTCAAGCAATCATTTgaattataaaaattatgtatatcAATTAGCCATACTAGTCCGACACAACTTAAGCATGCTAATTGAGATTCAAACAGGAACAAAATTAGCATATATCCTGATTCAGATCAGAAGCTTAGAATCAATGTAACCTTGTCCAACCTAACGCATGATATGTAAGCTATTATTTATTTCCGAGACAAAGCAGAAACTCAACTAAACATGTTTATAAGTTAATCATTAATAACAAGCATAAACGACACTGTGGTTGTACTATCAATTAAGCATCCTTATATGTTAATCACCATTAATATAAGATTTCAACACAGGCTCAAAAGAATAAAGCTAAACTAATACTTGATCTCAACCAAAACAGATTAAGGCTAAAAAGAGAGCTAGAGGATGAAATGTTACCCTATTAAACTGCAAAAATCTAAATTAAATTAAGGCATGAACATACAGGTATCATAAAAAGAAAACCAAAACCCACTAACCGATCCCCGAGCATGCATAATACTACAAGTCATTAAAATGATAATCAACCAACTGAAACAACTGGCACGAACACATAATCACTTCTTAAGCTACTAAACTGAAATGAAAACTAAACATCAAAGCGACAACATACACGAACATATCACAGACTTTAGATTCGAAATGAAAAGAACacactgaccttttgtgggtgcagtgaagtgggtgtcgacggggtctcgaatctatgctcgaactcgaagAAGTCGATTAAAGTAACAAAGTTTCCAACTAAAAATTAGAGTAATCGTTGGCTGATCTCtgttgattaaaacttgtgttttgtgGGATTTTCGTGGTTCCAcctccttctttttcttttcctccgTTCTATTTATAGGGTTTGCTAGTGTGGGAGAGAGACGAACGGCGTGGGGAACAAGGGTGACAGACGCATGGGAGGCAAGGTGAGTGGAATGGCAGAGAATGTGGAGGGGAACGTGAGGAGGGAGGCGAGAGGAAAGCACGTGAGGGAACGGAGGAAGAAgcagaagagagagaagggagcaGGGGAGGGGCGGCGATGAAGGAGAAAGAGAGGAAGAGGGATTAGGGTAAGGTTAAAGGCATTGGGTCGGGtcggtaatgggctggtccgtttgggctggcctattaatttaaatatgggctgatataaatgtgggttgggtatcaAAATGTGgtttgtttatttgggtagggaaataatattgtatttgtattttaaaccattaattggctgaaaattgttgaccattcttccgctatttaattattttgggattctaatttaataactggtataatataaaTTATGTAGAGACAATAAATAGTTAACTTGTAGaagaataaagattttgcaaaaaTGTTGCCTTGTAAtaaatttaacgattccaaacccgaaaacgaaatgatgactaaccgtttaaaatttgtgataaagtaatgctcataatgttgaaaataaaagtaatgatattaatagtagtagcaataaaatattgtgaaaaaataaagtatttagctcgtcagtaaaatttaaaaaaaaaacgagtaaattaaataaaagagggacaaaattgggtgtcaacaacgtgACCATCTGTGAAATTTACCCTGTTAATCTAGGACTACTCAAATTAAAATGCAACAGTAAGCGAAATTTGACTTGACTTGATCCACTTCTGGGTTTGTTTTTTCCAATGGAGGAAGAATAATGAAATGCCTAGATTAGTTCTCAAGTAAACTTAAAAAAATCTTATTAATTCATTTCTAACAAACTATGATTGATACACAATTATAAAAATATCCTAATTATTACTCCATTGATAATTAATCAAAGATTTCCTCAAGATCCGCATAAGCCTCTTTGACTTTAAGAAATATTAATCAAGAGGGCATTTGCTTAACCTTTTTTACATATAATAAGTTATAATCTCTTCCATTAAATGTTTATTCTATTTTTATCTTCATCAATGACAAAATTATACTAAGAataaaatgatgaaaaaataaCTATGTCTTGAGCTtctaaaatgataaataatttgagataattttttttaataaccaCGAAATATAATTTCAAATGGAGGAAGTAGTAGTTTTTTACTCGTAGAATTTGCACAAAAAAGTTTAACCGGCTTCTGGAATATTGGAAGCCTCTAGGAACATAGATTTTCTAGAACACAGTTTTGAAGTTGCAATTTAATTAACGTGTGATTACTGATCGCAGTATTAGTAGTCAAAACTAAGAGAGTTTACAAGTCTAACGTGTGATTACTGATCGCAGTATTAGTAGTCAAAACTAAGAGAGTTTACAAGAGAGTTTACCAGTCTAaagggaaaatgacctaataatactacttaagactttatattacaaaatataaggatactttttcttatttacaaaatataccaatTTAATTACACAACATatcggatttaaaaaaaaaaaaaaatgcccaCCCTTCCCTTCCCTTTTCTATCACAATCTATCtagatctggaaaaaaaaaaaatcaaccgaCCCCTGCCTTCTCCTTCTCTATCACAATCTGTCCAGATCTGGAAGAAAAAATCGCTTGTCGATGCTCTGTTTCATCCATGCTTTCCGACACTGCCCCAACTTTTCAACGAGGCGATTCTCAATCTCTTTCTCTTCTTCATCAACAAAGCATACTTGTCGACAAGTTTTTTATCTCCTGCTATTTGTTGCGATCTTAACCATAAGCCGGCATGGTTAGAGTTGTGGTACTACAAGTAGTTCAGACCAAAGCGACACCCTCAGTGATTTCATGGACCCTTGATCTAGCGTAATGTTCATTAGGCTTTTGATTTAGCTCTTGTATAACAATTAGGAAGCATAGAACTTAAGCTTTTTATCTCTTGTTGCTGAAAATTTTGAATATTTTGAATTTTATATTCAATAAATTTTGTATTAAATATTGTGTGAAAATTGTATACCAATTGTTGTAGTTGTTTTATATTTCATCCGAATTTCGAAGCGagattcaaaattatattaaatttgTATCCGAATTATATATAATggtgttgtagttgtattaaatttccaaaaaactaacatgaactttatacaaaaTTTATACAGTTATATGCATATTTCATACCGTTTTTATACAGTTTTAATACACGAAAAATGTGAGcattctaagccttgagcgagatatatatATTTCATGCAATTTTCATACGCAAAAatttgagcgaaatttttaagccttgagcgagatatacatatttcatacacaaaattctgAGCGAAAATTTTAAGCTCTGACCgaaatatacacatttcatacacaaaaaatttCATATATCTGTTgatatgttttgtaaactgaaaaatatcgtcatattttgtaaatataccctattcttatgtatatataagttattctcccttaaattaattaattaataaaaacaCTGTTATTATAGAGAGTCAGAGTATGTCTACTAACTATTAAGAAACTGCCAAATGTCTATTAGACCTACGAGTGCGAAAATGAAAGGAAGGGGTCCAACCAAACTAAAAAGGTTGTGAATAAAGAAAGCCCTAATTAGAAAAAAGAAATTGGGTGATAAAGACTGATAACTTGACTTAATATTATAATTGCCAGGGTGGAAAATAGCTCTGATCTTGATATTTAAGTACTCTCATGTAAAAAAAATGACCTttgatatataaaataatttgttGGTAATGCGCGAATATATGAACCCTCTTCTGCCCCTTTAGCTTCATCCCATGGCTCCCTATATCTTGTATTGTTTAACATGGCATAAATTTAAGAGAAAAATAATGTCTTAAAAAATTTATAGGTAAAGTAAAGCATAAATATTTATATGGCCATAAATcatatgaaattaaaaaaaaattgaattatttctaaataaaaatataatattttatgaaataaattaaaaggaaaaatatggcacataaattaaaatagatgGAGTAataattcaatataaggtcaaatAGCCCCTTAAAGTTCGTACCAATTTTTATTTGATACCTTAATTGAGGTCTTTACCTATTAGACACCTAATACATGATCAAACATATTTATTATCATCAGAGTTTGTTAAATATTTAATGGAGATAAAAAATACTAAATTTATTTTTGACAATAAAATACCAAAAATTGCTCAAATATATGAGTATTAAAGAGGTCATATTGATCCTATCCAAACACAAGTGACAATTGTTTGTCATTTTCTGGAGTAACAAAATCCAAAAAAGAGCAACAGAAATCAGAAAAATCcaaataataaaaaagaaaaaacacaCTCAGAAACGGCGAGTAATACGAATCCAACGTAAGCGCCACGTTATTTTCAATTATCCAGAAGAAATTGACAAGTAAAATTTGTACATGTTTATTATagtatatattttatattaccgGCTAAATAAATTTTCCTATACATGCACTTACACAACAACcttgtatctatatatatatatatttgtaaagCACTATATATATGTAAAGCCATCCCCAAGCCACTTCATTCTATCTTTCACATTGCTTCTATAGTCTCACAGTACTTGCTTTCTTTGCTAAAATCCTCAATCTTGAATTTTTTTCCCTTTATCACAGTCAGCATAAAACTACAGACTTGTTTTGTTTGGACATTCTTGATACAAATATAATTCAGGTATCTATCTTTTTTGCTTCTTGTTTCTATGCGTCTGTTTTCATTTATATTAGATTGAATAGGTTTGAGCTTTATAAGGAAAAAATTAAtcaatgaagaaaaaaaaaaaaaaccaagagtTCAGATCTTTAAAGTTATGATTTTTCTGTGCTTGAAGTCTCAGAttcttataagttgcttataagcccatttgacttagtttatctaaagcagtttggattgacttataagttgtttataagttgcttataagctgttttcagcttttttgagtgtttggctggccagcttaaagtcattttgtgcttaaaataagctcaaaaaaataattgggctcatttgacttagcttatctaaagcagctgaaaacaacttataagccaaaaaaaataagttagattacccaacttattttttttagcttataagctgcaaggcataagcccatccaaacaggctctatgtcTTTACTACTACAGCAATATATATGTtttgcttttttttctttttcttttgtttggttTATTGGTGGGGTGGTAGAAATTGAGTTTTGGTACATGGAAGATTATCTGATGAAATTTATCGAGGTTTTAAAATATTTTGTGTCTTGAATAGTAAAGGCATTGAGATAGAAGGATAAATAGGGTACTTGTTATTTCTACAGCTAGATAATTGTCAAAGGTACATTGTTGTAACTAAAAGGCTAAAAAATTGCATAATCTTGTTCTCTCCACTTTGTTGTTTCAGAGCATCTTGAGCTTCATATAGGTCAAAAGGTCTGCCACATCAGTTGTGGGATGGGAAAGTAATCTCTTTATATGGTTTTAAGCAATTCTATCCTCATGAGCCAACTTAACTTTTGCGGTTGGTTAAGTTCTAATTCCGTTCCTTATCTTGGTTTCATAGGCAGGACCACCCAACTAATATGTTGTTCACGCTCTAGTTGCTTGGTAGGGGTGGGGGGTGTTAAGAGTCTCACATCGGTTGTGGAATGAGAAATtgtctccttatatggtcttgggCAATCTTCACGTGATGAATTAGCTTCTGGGGTTAAGTTAGGCACAAGGTTCATTTCTGATAATCTTATCGAAGTCCCCTTCTGTAGTTGGATAGAAGGCTTGTGGTTTAGAAATAATGTTTGAACTCTACTTTTAGCCGGTCAAGAATAGTTTCTCTGAAGTTTTTCTTCAAACCTGTAGCTCCTGAGCTTTTTTGTAAATATCTATTGTGTCTATAGCGCTGGATTTGACCTGCTAGAGTTATGTCCCTTGTAATACTCACTAATTACCTGAAAATAGGTCCTGGATACTGCTATTCAATTAGCAATCACTATTTATCTTTTGAGTTGCTAGTGGATCATGGTAGGGCTTATAATGTTGAATTCACATCTTATAGACAGTTAATTTTGAGATTTTATGGACAGCAATAGAGTTTCTATAAGTAGTCCTGCGATTGTACAACAAATGTAGTCTTTGTGTACATAACTCTATTGTTTATCATCTCTTGAGAATTATTGTGACTTATTGCTGGACGTTTACCTATTTACTTTCGATCGGCTTTTGTGGTTGAATGGAACTTTAGTTGGCAGACATTTAGTTAAAAGCCTCTCTTAGGATTGTTTAAATGCTTTTCAAAGTTTATTTTGGAATCAGCTATAATTTTCTTCAAGATTTGTCTACAAAGATGATATTGATTTGCTTGGCATTTATTATGCAAGTTCTAGCTGTATTGAGATTCTGAAATCTAATGTTTTTCCCTTGGGCATATGTCTCTACAGGCACTAGAAATCACGAAAATTACATCAAGAAACAGGATATGGCCCTAGACCTTCATTTCCAAGAGCAAATATCAGAGGCTGCCTTTGATGAACGTGGCAGTACTCCCTTAAAGAAGTGGAAGACGTTTGACAATGAGTGTGAAGAAGACAATCTCTCTGGAGGTTTTGACTGTAACATTTGCCTGGACGTTGTGCATGATCCCGTGGTTACCTTCTGCGGTCACCTCTATTGCTGGCCTTGCATCTACAAGTGGATTCAATTCCAGAGCATCCCTTCAGAAAATCCCGATCATCAACACCCACAATGCCCCGTTTGCAAGGCTGAAGTTTCACAAAAAACGTTGATTCCGCTCTACGGCCCTGGCCAAGCTACAAAACCAGCTGAAGACGACGTTCCAAGTAAACGCACGGTCATACCACAAAGGCCTCCAATTCCAAGATGTGGGGTCCACACGCACAATTCACATCCATCCCAGCAGAACCCTCGGTCACATCAGTCTCATCCTGCCAGCTACATGGCCCCACCAATGCTCAGCCTTGGTGGCACGACAACGAATGTGTTGCACCCCATGATTGGTGAAATGGTTTATGCACGGGTTTTTGGAAATGCGTGTCCAAACGCATATAATCTAGCAGGCAACAGTAGTTTGAGAATGAGAAGGCAGCTATTACATGCTGATAGATCACTAGGGAGAGTATATTTTTTCCTCCTCTGCTGTGTAGTGGCATGTCTTCTCTTGTTTTGACCACTTTTCCCGCTATATTGCGTGTAATTTGTAGATACGAGTAGTTTGTAGATAATGAATATACAAGCTAGGCTCAATGTAACATGTTCTGGAAGCATCTCATCTTGATTCagaccaggggcggagccacattggCTCCCGGGGTTCATTCGAACCCCCTCGgtgaaaaattacagtgtattttcaaagttaaaattattttgttatgtatatatagtagatgttgaaccccctgacttctccgtgtatttaccttttagaatttttgaaccccctagatgaaaatcctggctccgccactgattcAGACTAGCATAATAGTTGATCTTCATCAAGAAACCAGTTTTTAGAAAGTTGAATAGATCTTTCCTTTGACAAACTATCCATGGGTGTTTTTTCTTTGTCAAACATGCCTGTTTAAATTCCGGCGAATCCACCATTAGTTTGTTTAGTCATCTAGAATGTCAAGGCATGTgaagttttaatttctttgcttGAAGCTGAAAACTCTGCTTCTATTACAAAGCTGAAAAGTTCATATTTGCCAGAAGGTTTTTGAAGAAATTTCATTACGATATTATAAATTTCACTACCAAATTCGAACATTAACATCACGGTGTTCATGTCGTTTAACT
Encoded here:
- the LOC132630468 gene encoding E3 ubiquitin-protein ligase RMA1H1-like; protein product: MALDLHFQEQISEAAFDERGSTPLKKWKTFDNECEEDNLSGGFDCNICLDVVHDPVVTFCGHLYCWPCIYKWIQFQSIPSENPDHQHPQCPVCKAEVSQKTLIPLYGPGQATKPAEDDVPSKRTVIPQRPPIPRCGVHTHNSHPSQQNPRSHQSHPASYMAPPMLSLGGTTTNVLHPMIGEMVYARVFGNACPNAYNLAGNSSLRMRRQLLHADRSLGRVYFFLLCCVVACLLLF